TGACGGGACGGTTGTAGGGTATTTATAATTCGTCGCGTCATCCAACCCGGCGGCGGGTGTGGCGTCCCCCCCGTGCTTTCCCTTGCCAGCGCCGGTTCCCGAGCGAATCTCGGGTATGAGGTGTAGGCCTTGCTACTGCTGTCTGTTTTGCGCTCCGCCGTCTGAAGGAACCGCGTTGTCCCTCACGCTTGCTGAATGGGCGGTCCTGGGCGCGCTCGCCTCGGGGCTCTTCGGTTTGGCGGCCGACCGTTATCCGGCGCCCGCCAAGTTCACGTGTTTCACGCTCCTGGGCCTGAGCGGGCTCGGCGCGCTGCTTGCGGGCGGCGCTGCGCTGTTACACGCCACCGTGGTGGCGGGGACCGTCCCTCTGGGCCTGCCGTGGCTGCACTGGCATCTGCGGGTGGACCCGCTGGCGGGCTTTTTCCTCGCGGTGATCGGCGTGGTTACCGTGGCGGTGGCCTTCTACGGGCCCGGCTACGTGCGCGAGTACGAACACGGCCGCCAGTCGACTGCGGTGCTCTACGTGTTCACCGGCCTGTTCGTGGCGGCCATGGAACTGGTGGTCCTGGCGGACGACGCCTTCGTGTTCATGGTGGCGTGGGAATTGATGTCACTGGCCAGTTATTTCCTTGTGGCCTACCAGCACCAGCACGCCGCGAACCGCCGTGCCGCCTTTCTCTATCTGTTGATGGCGGAGGTCGGCGGACTGGCGATTCTGCTGGCCTTCGGTGTGCTGGCGGGATTCGGCGGCGGGTTTTCCTTCGACGCGATGAGCAGCGCGGTCCTGACCCCCGCCTGGGCGTCGGTGGCCTTCGCCCTGGCCCTGTTCGGGTTCGGCATGAAGGCGGGGTTGGTGCCTTTGCATGCCTGGCTGCCGGAGGCGCACCCGGTAGCACCGTCTCACATCTCCGCGCTGATGAGTGGCGTGATGCTCAAGGTGGCGGTCTACGGCTTGATCCGTTTCACCTTCGGGCTGCTCGGTCACCTGCAGTGGGGTTGGGGTCTGGTGCTGTTGGTGGCGGGGAGCGCCGCGGCGCTGTTGGGGGTCCTCTATGCCCTGATGCAGAACGACTTGAAACGCTTGCTCGCCTACTCCTCAGTGGAGAACATGGGCATCATCTTCATGGCCCTTGGGCTGTCGGTGATCTTCACCGGCAGCGGCTTTCCGCGCCTCGGGGTGCTGGGCTTGCTGGCGGCCCTGTACCACGTCGTCAACCACGCGCTGTTCAAGGGGCTGCTGTTCCTCGGATCGGGCGCCGTACTGCAACGCAGTCACGAAGGCGACCTGGAGCGCATGGGTGGACTGATACGGCGCATGCCGGTTACCGCGCTGTTCTTTCTGGTGGGTTGTATCAGTATCTCCGGGCTCCCGCCTTTCAACGGCTTCGTCTCCGAGTGGCTGACCTTCCAGACCGCCTTGCAGGCTCCCGCCCTGCACAGCGGCGTACTGCGCGCGTTGATACCGGTGACCGCGGCGGTGCTGGCCCTGACTGGCGCTTTGGCGGCGGCGTGCTTTGTCAAGGTCTACGGCGTGGCGTTCCTGGGCCGCGCCCGCAGCCGCCATGTGCGCCACGCCCGCGAGGTGGGCCTGGGGATGCGCCTCGGCCAAGGGCTGCTGGCGGTGTTGTGCCTGGGATTCGGGGTTTTGCCGACCTTCGTGGTGCGCGCCCTGGAGCCCATCACGCGTCAACTCCTCGGGCGTGGATTGCCGAGCGCCTCCGCGCATGGCTGGCTGTGGCTTACTCCTGTGGCGCCGGACGTTGCGTCCTACGGCGCGCCCCTGGTGCTGGCGGGCATGGTCCTGTTCGGGGGACTGATGTTCGCGTTGCTCAACGCGCGCGCCCATACCCGATTAGTGCGCCGCGTCCCTCCCTGGAGCAGCGGCTTCGGCCCGCTGGACGCGCGCATGCAGTACACCTCCACGGCGTTCGCCGATCCGATCCGGCGCATCTTCCGTCCGGTATGGGATCTGCGCGAGCAGATCGAGGAGACCCGGGACCCGGTTCAGCCGCTGCGGACTATCGGCATCCGCCACGAGCTGCGTGTCGAGGACCGCTCCTGGCGCGTGCTCTATGAACCGGTCGGGCGGTGGGTAACGGCGGCGGCGCGTCAGGTCGGGCGCATCCAGACCGGCAGCGTCCGCACCTATTTGGCGTACTCGTTCTTTACCTTGCTGGTGTTGCTGTGGCTGATTACCTGACGAGCTGGCTGCTGGCCCTGGTGCAGACCGCGCTGTTCGTGGCCAGCGCGCCGTTACTGGCGGGCTGGATCAAGCGGGTCAAGTGCCGGTTGCAGAACCGCCGCTCGCCACCCGTGATTCAACCCTACCGGGATCTGGTGCGGCTGTTCCGCAAGGAAATGCTGCTGGCGGAGGAATCGTCCTGGTTATTCCGCGCTGCTCCCTATGTGATCTTCGGCGCCACGGTGCTCGCGGCGGCGGTGGTGCCCCTGGTGGCCGTGCGATTGCCCACCTCGGCCATCGCCGATGTCATCGTACTGGTGGGTTTCTTTGCCCTGGCGCGGTTCTTTCTGGCCCTGGCGGGTATGGATGTGGGGACCGCGTTTGGCGGGATGGGATCTTCCCGGGAGATGACCATCGCGTCGCTCGCGGAACCGGCGCTGCTCATGGCGGTATTCACCGTGGCCATGGGGGCCCATACCACGGATCTGTCGGTGGTCATCGAGCGCATCCTGAGTCATGGTCTGATGATCCGGCCATCTTTTGTGTTCGCTGCCCTGGGCCTGATGCTGGTGGCGGTGGCGGAGACCGGACGCATCCCCGTGGATAACCCGGCCACCCATCTTGAGTTGACCATGATCCACGAGGCCACGGTGCTGGAGTACAGCGGCCGGCACTTGGCGTTGATTGATTGGGCGTCCCAGATCAAGCTCATGATCTACGCGGTGCTGATCGCCAACATCTTCCTGCCTTGGGGGGTCGCCGTGCAGTTCAGCGCTGGCGCGCTCTTATTAGGTGCAATGGCGGTGTCTCTCAAGCTGGCGGTGTTGGCGACCGTGCTGGCCGTGAGCGAGACCCTGTTCGCCAAGATGCGCCTGTTCGCAGTGCCCCAGTTCTTGGGCTTTGCCTATCTGCTGTGTCTGTTGGGCATGCTCAGCCACGTGATCCTGGAAGTGGGCGGATGACCGATCTGCAAGGCCTGGACATCAGTCAGCAACTGATCCTGCTGCTGGCGGCTCTGGTGTTGTTTACCTCGTTTGCCATGTTGGCCCAGTCGCGGCTCATCAACTTGGTGCGGGTCTTCGCCTGGCAAGGGGTGTTGCTTGCGGCCACCACCGCACTGGTGGCCCATGTCTCGGGGTATTCCCACCTCTACATTTCGGCGTTGCTCACCTTCGGGCTGAAGGCGCTGCTGATTCCCTGGGTGCTGCATCGACTGGTGCTGCGCCTGGGCATGGAGCGCGAAGTGGAATCAGAGGGCAACCGGACCCTGGTGCAGCTGGGCGGCGCGAGTCTGGTGATCTTCAGCTATTACGTGGCGCTGCCGGTGGTTCGCCTCTCCACGCTGCTGACCCGCAACACCATCGCGGTGAGCCTGGCGGTGGTACTGTTGGGCATGCTGCTGATGATCGCGCGCAAGGAAGCAGTGACCCAGGTGGTGGGTTTTATGTCCATCGAGAATGGGCTGTTCTTCGCGGCCGTGGTGTCCACCTACGGAATGCCCATGGTGGTAGAGCTGGGAATCGCCTTCGATGTGCTGGTGGCGGCCATCCTGTTCGGCGTGGTTTTCCTACAGATCCGCGCCAGCATCGATACCCTGGACGTGGATCGGCTCAATCGCCTGAGCGAGTCCGAGCCGTGAGCGCACTGTACCTGACACTGCTTCTGCCGTTGGCGGGCGCGGTGCTGCTGGGCCTTATGGGCTACCGTTCCGTTGCCGGCTGGGTGAACGTGGCGGTCTGTGCCGCGACCTTTGCGGCCAGCCTCGTGACGGCTCTGGAGGTGTTGCGGGTTGGGCCGCTGCTGAGCCCCGGCCGGATGTTCTATATCGACGCCTTCAATGTCTACCTGGTGGTTCTCACTGCCCTCGTCGGGTTCACCACTGCGATCTTCTCGCGCCCCTACATGGCCCATGAGGTGCACCGGGGCCGGGTGAACGCACGGCGCATGCGTCTCTACCACAGCATGTACCAGGGGTTTTTGTTCACCATGCTGCTGGCCTTGTCCACCAACAACCTGGGGATCCTGTGGGTGGCCATGGAGGGGGCGACCCTGGCGACGGTGCTGCTGGTGAGCCTGTACCGCACGCCGGAATCGGTGG
The Chromatiales bacterium 21-64-14 genome window above contains:
- a CDS encoding formate hydrogenlyase; amino-acid sequence: MTDLQGLDISQQLILLLAALVLFTSFAMLAQSRLINLVRVFAWQGVLLAATTALVAHVSGYSHLYISALLTFGLKALLIPWVLHRLVLRLGMEREVESEGNRTLVQLGGASLVIFSYYVALPVVRLSTLLTRNTIAVSLAVVLLGMLLMIARKEAVTQVVGFMSIENGLFFAAVVSTYGMPMVVELGIAFDVLVAAILFGVVFLQIRASIDTLDVDRLNRLSESEP
- a CDS encoding hydrogenase 4 subunit B, which gives rise to MRCRPCYCCLFCAPPSEGTALSLTLAEWAVLGALASGLFGLAADRYPAPAKFTCFTLLGLSGLGALLAGGAALLHATVVAGTVPLGLPWLHWHLRVDPLAGFFLAVIGVVTVAVAFYGPGYVREYEHGRQSTAVLYVFTGLFVAAMELVVLADDAFVFMVAWELMSLASYFLVAYQHQHAANRRAAFLYLLMAEVGGLAILLAFGVLAGFGGGFSFDAMSSAVLTPAWASVAFALALFGFGMKAGLVPLHAWLPEAHPVAPSHISALMSGVMLKVAVYGLIRFTFGLLGHLQWGWGLVLLVAGSAAALLGVLYALMQNDLKRLLAYSSVENMGIIFMALGLSVIFTGSGFPRLGVLGLLAALYHVVNHALFKGLLFLGSGAVLQRSHEGDLERMGGLIRRMPVTALFFLVGCISISGLPPFNGFVSEWLTFQTALQAPALHSGVLRALIPVTAAVLALTGALAAACFVKVYGVAFLGRARSRHVRHAREVGLGMRLGQGLLAVLCLGFGVLPTFVVRALEPITRQLLGRGLPSASAHGWLWLTPVAPDVASYGAPLVLAGMVLFGGLMFALLNARAHTRLVRRVPPWSSGFGPLDARMQYTSTAFADPIRRIFRPVWDLREQIEETRDPVQPLRTIGIRHELRVEDRSWRVLYEPVGRWVTAAARQVGRIQTGSVRTYLAYSFFTLLVLLWLIT
- a CDS encoding formate hydrogenlyase; the encoded protein is MADYLTSWLLALVQTALFVASAPLLAGWIKRVKCRLQNRRSPPVIQPYRDLVRLFRKEMLLAEESSWLFRAAPYVIFGATVLAAAVVPLVAVRLPTSAIADVIVLVGFFALARFFLALAGMDVGTAFGGMGSSREMTIASLAEPALLMAVFTVAMGAHTTDLSVVIERILSHGLMIRPSFVFAALGLMLVAVAETGRIPVDNPATHLELTMIHEATVLEYSGRHLALIDWASQIKLMIYAVLIANIFLPWGVAVQFSAGALLLGAMAVSLKLAVLATVLAVSETLFAKMRLFAVPQFLGFAYLLCLLGMLSHVILEVGG